A region of Caldicoprobacter guelmensis DNA encodes the following proteins:
- the xseB gene encoding exodeoxyribonuclease VII small subunit, with protein sequence MSHKGDRAMSELTFEEALKELEAIVSRLESNDLSLEEAMELFKRGVSLSAYCNAKLEKAEGMVKLLIQNQGKIEEVPFMPTEGDEV encoded by the coding sequence ATGAGCCATAAGGGTGACAGGGCTATGTCAGAACTTACATTTGAAGAGGCATTGAAGGAGCTGGAGGCCATAGTATCACGCCTCGAGTCAAATGATTTATCGCTGGAAGAGGCTATGGAACTGTTCAAGCGAGGGGTTAGCCTGTCTGCCTATTGCAACGCAAAGCTGGAAAAGGCTGAAGGAATGGTAAAACTGCTTATACAAAATCAGGGGAAAATTGAAGAAGTTCCTTTTATGCCTACAGAGGGAGATGAGGTATGA
- the xseA gene encoding exodeoxyribonuclease VII large subunit translates to MGRIIFTVHQVNEYVRGLLGRDPILQDVWVRGEVSNFKVHSSGHIYFTLKDEQDRIRCVLFRQNQRDMDFIPCDGMRVLVRGQVSLYCRDGQYQIYVMHIEKDGIGELYLAFEALKQRLKAEGLFDAQHKKPIPAFPKKIAVITSPTGAAVRDIIKIVRRRCPCVDILVVPVLVQGSAAPAQIEAALDYINTRDDIDTIILGRGGGSLEELWAFNEEVVARAIWRSRIPVISAVGHETDFTIADFVADLRAPTPSAAAEMAVPMLQHLQETLVGLNIRLLEGMRNMLLRKRSSLEYLQSSYVLKYPDRILQQRKQRLDQAYTKLCVAFNDMLSKKRERLSRWAVALDALSPLAVLGRGYAVVTLKPSHRVVHSAEALNPGDDITVHFKDGRAHCKVEKIENGVWGINEP, encoded by the coding sequence GATAATCTTTACGGTTCATCAAGTAAATGAGTATGTCCGCGGTTTGCTTGGGCGGGACCCTATACTGCAGGATGTATGGGTGCGCGGGGAGGTTTCCAATTTTAAGGTTCACTCCTCGGGACATATATACTTTACTCTCAAGGACGAACAGGACAGGATACGCTGCGTGCTGTTTAGACAAAATCAAAGGGATATGGACTTTATACCGTGCGATGGCATGAGGGTGCTGGTAAGGGGCCAGGTATCGCTTTACTGCAGAGACGGGCAGTATCAGATTTACGTAATGCACATTGAAAAGGATGGGATAGGCGAGCTTTACCTGGCTTTTGAGGCTTTAAAGCAGCGGCTTAAGGCTGAAGGGCTGTTCGATGCGCAGCATAAAAAGCCCATCCCTGCTTTTCCTAAAAAAATCGCTGTTATCACTTCGCCTACGGGAGCAGCGGTTAGGGATATCATAAAGATTGTAAGGCGCAGATGTCCGTGTGTGGACATACTGGTAGTTCCCGTGTTGGTACAGGGTTCTGCAGCTCCCGCTCAGATAGAGGCTGCTCTGGACTACATCAATACGAGGGACGACATCGATACCATCATCTTGGGCAGAGGAGGAGGTTCCCTGGAAGAGCTGTGGGCTTTTAATGAAGAGGTTGTGGCCCGGGCCATCTGGCGTTCAAGAATTCCGGTGATATCGGCCGTGGGGCACGAGACCGATTTTACCATAGCTGATTTTGTGGCCGACCTGAGGGCACCCACTCCTTCGGCTGCTGCCGAGATGGCGGTGCCTATGCTTCAACACCTCCAGGAGACGTTGGTCGGGTTAAATATTAGGCTGTTGGAAGGTATGCGCAATATGCTGCTGCGAAAGAGGAGCAGCTTGGAGTATTTGCAGTCCAGTTATGTGCTCAAGTATCCCGACAGGATATTGCAGCAGCGCAAACAGCGGCTGGATCAAGCTTATACAAAGCTTTGTGTGGCTTTTAATGATATGCTGTCGAAAAAGCGGGAAAGGCTCTCACGCTGGGCAGTTGCCCTTGATGCTTTGAGCCCTTTGGCCGTGCTGGGACGTGGCTATGCCGTAGTCACTTTGAAGCCCTCTCATCGGGTGGTACATTCAGCAGAGGCATTAAATCCGGGCGACGATATTACAGTACATTTTAAGGATGGGCGTGCCCATTGTAAGGTAGAGAAAATAGAGAATGGGGTGTGGGGGATAAATGAGCCATAA